In Hyphomicrobiales bacterium, the following are encoded in one genomic region:
- a CDS encoding 1-(5-phosphoribosyl)-5-((5-phosphoribosylamino)methylideneamino)imidazole-4-carboxamide isomerase (catalyzes the formation of 5-(5-phospho-1-deoxyribulos-1-ylamino)methylideneamino-l-(5-hosphoribosyl)imidazole-4-carboxamide from 1-(5-phosphoribosyl)-5-[(5-phosphoribosylamino)methylideneamino] imidazole-4-carboxamide), producing MILFPAIDLKDGQCVRLKLGDMAEATVFNDDPAAQARSFEEQGFSYLHMVDLNGAFEGRAVNASAVEAVLGAVSMPVQLGGGIRDMAGIETWLEKGISRVILGTVAVRNPDLVKEACKAHPGRIAVGIDAKGGKVAVEGWAETSELTAIDLAKKFEDAGVAAIIYTDIDRDGVLTGLNIDSTLELARSTSIPVIASGGLASIDDIKRLVEPDCAILEGAISGRALYDGRLDPAEALSVIAAAKE from the coding sequence ATGATCCTGTTCCCCGCCATCGACCTGAAAGACGGCCAGTGCGTTCGCCTGAAACTCGGCGACATGGCCGAAGCGACCGTGTTCAACGACGACCCGGCCGCCCAGGCGCGCAGTTTTGAGGAACAGGGCTTCTCCTATCTCCATATGGTCGATCTGAACGGCGCCTTCGAAGGTCGCGCGGTCAACGCATCTGCCGTTGAAGCCGTGCTCGGCGCGGTCTCCATGCCCGTGCAGCTCGGCGGCGGCATCCGCGACATGGCCGGCATCGAGACCTGGCTGGAAAAGGGCATCAGCCGCGTCATCCTCGGCACGGTCGCGGTGCGCAATCCCGATCTCGTCAAGGAAGCCTGCAAGGCGCATCCGGGCCGCATCGCGGTTGGCATCGACGCCAAGGGCGGCAAGGTCGCGGTCGAGGGCTGGGCCGAAACCAGCGAGCTGACCGCCATCGATCTCGCAAAGAAATTCGAGGACGCCGGCGTCGCCGCCATCATCTACACCGACATCGACCGCGACGGCGTGTTGACCGGGCTCAATATCGACTCCACCCTGGAGCTCGCCCGTTCAACCTCGATCCCGGTGATCGCCTCGGGCGGTCTTGCCTCGATCGACGATATCAAGCGGCTTGTCGAGCCCGATTGCGCTATTCTGGAAGGCGCCATTTCGGGCCGCGCGCTCTATGACGGCCGGCTCGACCCGGCGGAGGCGCTCTCGGTCATCGCAGCCGCGAAGGAGTAA
- a CDS encoding imidazole glycerol phosphate synthase subunit HisF, with protein sequence MLKARVIPCLDVKDGRVVKGVNFVDLIDAGDPVEAAKAYDAAGADELCFLDITASHENRGTILDVVRRTAEQCFMPVTVGGGVRTLEDIRALLKAGADKVSINTAAVFDRDFVRRAAEKFGNKCIVVAIDAKRVSEEGEPDRWEIFTHGGRKPTGIDAVEYAREVVALGAGEILLTSMDRDGTKIGFDLTLTRTIADAVDVPVIASGGVGDLDHLVEGVRDGHATAVLAASIFHFGTYSIHEAKEHMAEKGIAVRLDG encoded by the coding sequence ATGCTGAAAGCCCGTGTCATTCCCTGCCTCGACGTCAAGGACGGCCGCGTCGTCAAGGGCGTCAATTTCGTCGACCTGATCGACGCCGGCGACCCGGTCGAGGCCGCTAAGGCCTATGACGCGGCAGGCGCTGACGAACTCTGCTTCCTCGACATCACGGCAAGCCACGAAAACCGCGGCACCATTCTCGACGTGGTGCGACGTACGGCGGAGCAATGCTTCATGCCGGTCACCGTCGGCGGCGGCGTGCGTACGCTCGAAGACATCCGCGCGCTGTTGAAGGCCGGCGCCGACAAGGTGTCGATCAACACCGCCGCCGTGTTCGACCGCGACTTCGTGCGCCGTGCGGCGGAGAAATTCGGCAATAAGTGCATCGTCGTCGCCATCGACGCCAAGCGCGTGTCTGAAGAGGGCGAGCCGGACCGTTGGGAGATCTTCACCCATGGCGGCCGCAAACCGACCGGCATCGACGCGGTGGAATACGCGCGCGAGGTGGTGGCGCTCGGCGCCGGCGAGATCCTGCTGACCTCGATGGACCGCGACGGCACCAAGATCGGCTTCGACCTGACGCTGACGCGCACCATTGCCGATGCGGTCGACGTGCCGGTGATCGCATCTGGCGGTGTCGGCGATCTCGACCATCTGGTGGAAGGCGTTCGCGACGGCCACGCCACCGCGGTGCTCGCCGCCTCGATCTTCCACTTCGGCACCTATTCGATCCACGAGGCCAAGGAACACATGGCCGAAAAGGGCATCGCGGTTCGCCTCGACGGCTGA
- a CDS encoding 6-O-methylguanine DNA methyltransferase encodes MQPGQSDKLNIASLPSESRLILSVDTTDGAEGDYRIVRDAIEFITEHRRDQPGLEAIAGHVGLSPAHFQKVFTRWCGLSPKAFLQAITLDHARELLRQSASVLDTTYEVGLSGPARLHDLFITHEAMTPGAYKARGGGLTIRWGFEPSPFGTALVMTTDHGLCGLAFCDAGEERAAFEDMAWRWPAAEFVEDRAVTGPLAARIFDPGRWSAQTPLRVVMIGTDFEIRVWETLLRIPLGAATTYSDIAERVCSAKAARAVGTAVGRNPISFVVPCHRVLGKSGAVTGYHWGMTRKRAILGWEAALSGQGGE; translated from the coding sequence ATGCAGCCGGGCCAGAGCGACAAGCTGAACATTGCGAGCCTGCCGAGCGAGAGCCGCCTCATTCTCTCGGTCGATACCACGGACGGTGCCGAGGGCGATTACCGGATCGTGCGCGATGCGATCGAGTTCATCACCGAGCATCGCCGCGATCAGCCGGGGCTCGAGGCGATCGCCGGCCATGTCGGCCTGTCCCCGGCGCACTTCCAGAAGGTGTTCACCCGCTGGTGCGGTCTGTCGCCGAAGGCCTTCCTGCAGGCGATCACGCTCGACCATGCGCGCGAGCTTCTGCGGCAGTCGGCGAGCGTGCTCGACACCACCTATGAGGTTGGCCTGTCGGGTCCGGCGCGGCTGCACGATCTCTTCATCACTCACGAGGCGATGACGCCCGGCGCCTACAAGGCGCGCGGTGGCGGGCTGACCATCCGCTGGGGCTTCGAGCCCTCACCCTTTGGCACGGCGCTTGTCATGACCACAGACCACGGGCTGTGCGGTCTGGCCTTCTGCGATGCGGGCGAGGAACGGGCGGCGTTCGAGGATATGGCCTGGCGCTGGCCGGCGGCGGAGTTCGTCGAGGATCGGGCAGTCACCGGTCCGCTTGCCGCACGCATCTTCGATCCCGGCCGCTGGTCGGCACAAACGCCGTTGCGCGTCGTCATGATCGGCACCGATTTCGAGATCCGCGTCTGGGAGACGCTGCTGCGCATCCCACTCGGTGCCGCGACGACCTATTCCGACATCGCCGAACGGGTCTGCTCGGCCAAGGCCGCGCGTGCCGTCGGTACCGCGGTCGGCCGCAACCCGATCTCCTTCGTCGTCCCCTGTCATCGCGTTCTCGGCAAGTCCGGGGCCGTAACCGGCTATCACTGGGGCATGACGCGCAAGCGCGCGATTCTGGGCTGGGAAGCCGCGCTTTCCGGGCAGGGCGGAGAGTAG
- a CDS encoding phosphoribosyl-ATP diphosphatase: MTKFTLDDLAAIIATRARSDDAKSYTRSLVQKGVGKCAKKLGEEAVEAAIAAVEGDRKGLTAEAADVLYHLLVVLEAADVPLDDVMAELAGRTGQTGLEEKASRPAE; this comes from the coding sequence ATGACCAAATTCACGCTCGACGATCTCGCCGCTATCATCGCCACGCGGGCGCGCTCCGACGATGCCAAGTCCTACACCCGCTCGCTGGTGCAAAAGGGCGTCGGCAAATGCGCCAAGAAACTCGGCGAGGAAGCCGTCGAAGCGGCGATTGCCGCGGTCGAGGGCGACCGCAAGGGCCTGACAGCGGAAGCCGCCGACGTGCTCTACCATCTGCTCGTCGTGCTGGAAGCAGCGGATGTCCCGCTCGACGATGTGATGGCGGAACTGGCCGGGCGCACCGGGCAGACCGGGCTTGAGGAAAAGGCCTCGCGGCCGGCGGAGTGA
- a CDS encoding type I pantothenate kinase, whose translation MTETSRRTKRETPSRTDNAAATSTRSDDDIDDTGGESVEDALSPYREFSKQEWARLRADTPMTLARDEVKRLRSINDPVEMDEVEMIYLPLSRLLSFYVEARLKLHEATKRFLGTNDGKMPYIIGVAGSVAVGKSTTARLLKALLARWPASPKVDLITTDGFLYPNKRLEWEGLMRRKGFPESYDVGTLLRFLTDLKAGKRAVKAPIYSHLHYDIMPDQYVTIDQPDILILEGLNILQTRYLPKDGKAIPFVSDFLDFSIYIDAEVEILERWYVERFTRLRETAFKDPGSYFHKYTQLTDDEALAKAKSLWSEINLVNLQRNILPTRPRADLILRKGSNHAIETVALRKL comes from the coding sequence ATGACCGAAACCTCCCGCCGCACGAAGCGCGAGACGCCGAGCCGAACGGATAACGCCGCCGCGACGTCGACGCGCAGTGACGACGACATCGACGACACCGGCGGCGAAAGCGTAGAGGACGCGCTGTCGCCCTATCGGGAGTTCTCCAAGCAGGAATGGGCCCGGCTTCGCGCCGACACGCCGATGACGCTCGCCCGCGACGAGGTCAAGCGGCTGCGAAGCATCAACGATCCGGTCGAGATGGACGAGGTGGAGATGATCTACCTGCCGCTGTCGCGACTGTTGTCCTTCTACGTCGAGGCGCGGCTGAAGCTGCACGAGGCGACCAAACGCTTCCTCGGCACCAATGACGGCAAGATGCCCTACATCATCGGCGTCGCCGGATCGGTCGCGGTCGGCAAGTCGACCACGGCGCGGCTGCTGAAGGCGCTGCTGGCGCGCTGGCCGGCCAGCCCGAAGGTCGACCTGATCACCACCGACGGTTTTCTCTATCCCAACAAGCGGCTCGAGTGGGAAGGGCTGATGCGGCGCAAAGGCTTTCCCGAAAGCTACGACGTCGGCACGCTGTTGCGCTTCCTCACCGATTTGAAGGCCGGCAAGCGCGCGGTGAAGGCGCCGATCTACTCGCACCTGCACTACGACATCATGCCGGACCAGTATGTCACCATCGACCAGCCCGACATCCTGATCCTCGAAGGTCTCAACATCCTGCAGACGCGCTATCTGCCGAAGGATGGCAAGGCGATCCCCTTCGTGTCGGATTTCCTCGACTTCTCGATCTATATCGACGCCGAGGTGGAGATCCTCGAGCGCTGGTATGTGGAACGCTTCACCCGGCTGCGCGAAACCGCGTTCAAGGACCCGGGCTCCTATTTCCACAAATACACCCAGTTGACCGACGACGAGGCGCTCGCCAAGGCGAAGTCGCTGTGGAGCGAGATCAACCTGGTCAACCTGCAGCGCAACATCCTGCCGACCCGTCCGCGCGCCGACCTGATCCTGCGCAAAGGCTCGAACCACGCCATCGAGACGGTTGCGCTGCGAAAATTGTAG